Proteins co-encoded in one Candidatus Kapaibacterium sp. genomic window:
- a CDS encoding S1 RNA-binding domain-containing protein, which yields MEQTPVPTAMPEDPTSAPEGREEPSTTGVQPSGFTAKSVTSVVPLLPSEKIAEVERLVVDRSILEVTVTERIRGGFRVQYDDLTAFLPTALATSQRHPTESELRELVGQRVHVVAHELRRHDNGTATFVVSRRHFLEDLALARLKVGSIVEGKVTRLVTTGVFVEVGGIEGFIPLAELEHVPVSTPSKVLSLGELVRAQVIEVDVNKRRVRLSRKALLPSPWEGVETRYPVGSRVRGIVRRVLPRAAVVQIEPGIDGIVPVEELSWTHRVAHPAHALSAGQEVELVVVESSAAQKRLVLSLRRTQPDPWEGAVQRYSVGSRVRATVRRLSATAAFVELEDGLPGLIPAAELSWSRPHPSPSSLFHVGQEVEAVVLQVEPQRRLIVLSYRQAQPSPWESAEERFPAGSRIYGIVRRVLPKGAIIEVGEGLEGFIPLSELSWLRRPNHAAEVLQAGQEVEGLVLEVSAAEQRLVLSLRQAQPNPWPELAQRYAIGTECEATFVRQERAGALVRLPEGADAFMPRSTFAHLLRKTREPWKPGDTLRVRIVELNPEELSLIVEPILAKPAPLPAARQPSATSLGRPVPPRPAVQRPPKPKPTEAPPPLTTREERRTGVTLAELLSEEIRQKLLRGAQSEQQRS from the coding sequence ATGGAACAGACTCCAGTCCCCACTGCTATGCCTGAAGACCCAACCAGTGCCCCAGAGGGTAGAGAAGAGCCTTCAACTACTGGCGTCCAACCTTCTGGTTTCACCGCTAAATCGGTCACCTCCGTGGTCCCTCTGCTCCCGAGCGAGAAGATAGCCGAAGTTGAACGGCTCGTCGTGGATCGCTCGATCCTCGAGGTCACAGTTACAGAGCGGATCCGCGGGGGATTTCGGGTGCAGTACGACGACCTCACCGCTTTCCTTCCGACGGCACTAGCAACCTCACAGCGCCATCCTACGGAGAGCGAGCTTCGGGAGCTCGTAGGTCAGCGAGTGCACGTCGTGGCTCATGAACTTCGCCGACACGACAATGGCACCGCGACCTTCGTAGTAAGCCGGCGGCACTTTCTAGAGGACCTGGCGCTGGCCCGGCTGAAAGTCGGTAGTATCGTCGAGGGTAAGGTCACACGCTTAGTCACCACAGGGGTCTTCGTAGAGGTGGGGGGCATAGAAGGCTTCATCCCTCTGGCAGAGTTAGAGCACGTCCCAGTCTCCACGCCGAGTAAGGTACTCTCTCTGGGCGAGCTGGTCCGGGCGCAGGTGATCGAGGTGGACGTGAACAAACGCCGAGTTCGGCTCAGCCGAAAGGCCCTCCTCCCCTCTCCATGGGAAGGGGTGGAGACACGATACCCTGTAGGAAGCCGAGTGCGTGGCATCGTGCGACGCGTGCTGCCAAGAGCAGCAGTGGTGCAAATAGAACCCGGCATTGACGGAATTGTGCCTGTGGAAGAGCTCTCGTGGACACACCGGGTTGCTCATCCTGCCCATGCCCTCAGCGCCGGACAGGAGGTGGAACTCGTAGTTGTGGAGAGCTCTGCTGCCCAGAAGCGGCTTGTGCTCAGCCTTCGCCGAACTCAGCCGGATCCATGGGAAGGAGCAGTACAACGGTACTCGGTTGGCAGTCGGGTCCGCGCAACGGTACGCCGCTTATCGGCGACAGCAGCTTTCGTAGAGCTGGAAGATGGCCTGCCGGGGCTCATCCCTGCAGCCGAGCTCTCATGGAGCCGTCCTCATCCGTCTCCATCTAGCCTTTTCCACGTAGGCCAAGAAGTCGAGGCTGTGGTACTGCAAGTAGAACCGCAGCGGCGCTTGATTGTCCTCAGTTACCGCCAGGCCCAGCCCAGCCCGTGGGAGTCTGCAGAAGAGCGCTTTCCTGCTGGTAGCCGCATCTACGGAATTGTTCGCCGCGTTCTGCCGAAAGGTGCCATCATCGAGGTTGGTGAAGGCCTCGAGGGCTTCATCCCCTTGAGTGAGCTCTCCTGGCTACGGCGTCCGAACCATGCTGCCGAAGTGCTGCAGGCCGGGCAAGAGGTAGAGGGCTTGGTGCTCGAGGTCTCAGCAGCAGAGCAGCGGCTCGTCCTCAGCCTCCGCCAAGCTCAGCCAAATCCTTGGCCTGAGCTTGCCCAACGGTATGCCATCGGCACCGAATGTGAAGCAACCTTCGTACGGCAGGAACGGGCAGGGGCGCTAGTACGGCTCCCTGAAGGCGCGGACGCCTTCATGCCACGAAGTACCTTTGCCCACCTGTTGCGCAAGACGCGGGAGCCGTGGAAACCTGGGGATACGCTCCGGGTACGAATCGTAGAGTTGAACCCGGAGGAGCTCTCGCTCATCGTAGAGCCAATCCTTGCCAAGCCTGCCCCACTACCGGCCGCGCGCCAGCCGAGCGCTACAAGCCTCGGCCGACCAGTCCCTCCACGCCCCGCTGTGCAGCGACCCCCGAAACCGAAACCTACGGAAGCGCCTCCGCCACTTACCACTCGCGAAGAACGGCGCACTGGGGTGACCTTAGCCGAACTCCTCTCCGAGGAAATCCGCCAGAAGCTGCT
- the rpsF gene encoding 30S ribosomal protein S6, which translates to MTIVPHRRLYETTAIINAALEDADIRATIDRFKEYIESHGGEIQLFYELGKRRLAYPIKKRNTGYYVYAAYEAHPTALPLLERLFLLEENFLRHLTLQIDPEVLQYRRQHPPQSGQLVPETPRVEAAEKEEFAEVEGEEVEGEEAEEV; encoded by the coding sequence ATGACTATAGTACCTCACCGGCGACTGTACGAGACGACGGCCATCATCAACGCGGCCCTGGAAGACGCTGACATCCGTGCTACGATTGACCGCTTCAAGGAGTACATCGAGTCTCACGGTGGTGAGATCCAACTCTTCTACGAGCTCGGGAAGCGGCGCCTTGCGTACCCGATCAAGAAGCGCAACACCGGCTACTACGTCTATGCCGCATACGAGGCCCATCCGACAGCGCTGCCGTTGCTGGAGCGCTTGTTCCTGCTGGAGGAGAACTTCCTGCGGCATCTCACCCTTCAGATTGACCCTGAGGTCCTCCAGTACCGGCGCCAGCATCCGCCGCAGAGTGGCCAGCTTGTGCCAGAGACACCACGTGTAGAGGCGGCTGAGAAAGAGGAATTTGCGGAGGTAGAAGGCGAGGAAGTGGAAGGCGAAGAAGCCGAGGAGGTGTAG